A genome region from Populus alba chromosome 5, ASM523922v2, whole genome shotgun sequence includes the following:
- the LOC118061897 gene encoding peptidyl-prolyl cis-trans isomerase FKBP18, chloroplastic isoform X2: MASTRSLDKWSVHRHLQNLADSTPKKTQEQSNHVFLSKPTSRRCAILISTLPFTLTSLPQLSEARERRNKKTIPLEDYLTSPDGLKYYDVLEGKGAVAEKGMTVQVHFDCLYRGITAISSRESKLLAGNRIIAQPYEFKVGAPPGKERKREFVDNPNGLFSAQAAPKPPPAMYSVTEGMKVGGKRTVIVPPEAGYGQKGMNEIPPDGTFELNIELLQVMPAEGK; this comes from the exons ATGGCTTCAACAAGGAGCTTAGACAAATGGAGTGTTCATCGTCATCTTCAAAATTTAGCTGATTCCAccccaaaaaaaacacaagaacaaTCAAACCATGTTTTTCTCTCAAAACCCACTTCAAGAAGATGTGCGATTTTGATATCTACCTTGCCTTTTACCCTCACTTCACTACCTCAATTATCTGAGGCCAGAGAGAGACGCAACAAGAAGACCATCCCTCTCGAAGACTATCTCACTAGCC CTGATGGATTGAAGTACTATGATGTTCTTGAGGGAAAGGGTGCAGTAGCAGAAAAGGGAATGACAGTTCAG GTGCATTTTGACTGTCTTTATAGGGGAATAACAGCCATTTCGAGTCGAGAATCTAAGCTTTTAGCTGGAAATCGAATAATTGCACAG CCATATGAGTTCAAGGTTGGGGCACCACCAGGCAAAGAAAGGAAGCGTGAATTTGTAGACAACccaaatggtctattttctgCACAGGCTGCACCCAAACCTCCTCCAGCTATGTACTCGGTAACGGAAGGGATGAAAGTTGGAGGGAAG AGGACTGTGATTGTTCCTCCAGAGGCTGGTTATGGACAAAAAGGAATGAATGAGATTCCG CCAGATGGTACATTTGAATTGAACATTGAGCTTCTGCAAGTAATGCCAGCTGAAGGAAAGTAG
- the LOC118061897 gene encoding peptidyl-prolyl cis-trans isomerase FKBP18, chloroplastic isoform X3: MASTRSLDKWSVHRHLQNLADSTPKKTQEQSNHVFLSKPTSRRCAILISTLPFTLTSLPQLSEARERRNKKTIPLEDYLTSPADGLKYYDVLEGKGAVAEKGMTVQVHFDCLYRGITAISSRESKLLAGNRIIAQPYEFKVGAPPGKERKREFVDNPNGLFSAQAAPKPPPAMYSVTEGMKVGGKRTVIVPPEAGYGQKGMNEIPVNTIP; the protein is encoded by the exons ATGGCTTCAACAAGGAGCTTAGACAAATGGAGTGTTCATCGTCATCTTCAAAATTTAGCTGATTCCAccccaaaaaaaacacaagaacaaTCAAACCATGTTTTTCTCTCAAAACCCACTTCAAGAAGATGTGCGATTTTGATATCTACCTTGCCTTTTACCCTCACTTCACTACCTCAATTATCTGAGGCCAGAGAGAGACGCAACAAGAAGACCATCCCTCTCGAAGACTATCTCACTAGCC CAGCTGATGGATTGAAGTACTATGATGTTCTTGAGGGAAAGGGTGCAGTAGCAGAAAAGGGAATGACAGTTCAG GTGCATTTTGACTGTCTTTATAGGGGAATAACAGCCATTTCGAGTCGAGAATCTAAGCTTTTAGCTGGAAATCGAATAATTGCACAG CCATATGAGTTCAAGGTTGGGGCACCACCAGGCAAAGAAAGGAAGCGTGAATTTGTAGACAACccaaatggtctattttctgCACAGGCTGCACCCAAACCTCCTCCAGCTATGTACTCGGTAACGGAAGGGATGAAAGTTGGAGGGAAG AGGACTGTGATTGTTCCTCCAGAGGCTGGTTATGGACAAAAAGGAATGAATGAGATTCCGGTAAACACTATTCCTTGA
- the LOC118061897 gene encoding peptidyl-prolyl cis-trans isomerase FKBP18, chloroplastic isoform X1 — protein MASTRSLDKWSVHRHLQNLADSTPKKTQEQSNHVFLSKPTSRRCAILISTLPFTLTSLPQLSEARERRNKKTIPLEDYLTSPADGLKYYDVLEGKGAVAEKGMTVQVHFDCLYRGITAISSRESKLLAGNRIIAQPYEFKVGAPPGKERKREFVDNPNGLFSAQAAPKPPPAMYSVTEGMKVGGKRTVIVPPEAGYGQKGMNEIPPDGTFELNIELLQVMPAEGK, from the exons ATGGCTTCAACAAGGAGCTTAGACAAATGGAGTGTTCATCGTCATCTTCAAAATTTAGCTGATTCCAccccaaaaaaaacacaagaacaaTCAAACCATGTTTTTCTCTCAAAACCCACTTCAAGAAGATGTGCGATTTTGATATCTACCTTGCCTTTTACCCTCACTTCACTACCTCAATTATCTGAGGCCAGAGAGAGACGCAACAAGAAGACCATCCCTCTCGAAGACTATCTCACTAGCC CAGCTGATGGATTGAAGTACTATGATGTTCTTGAGGGAAAGGGTGCAGTAGCAGAAAAGGGAATGACAGTTCAG GTGCATTTTGACTGTCTTTATAGGGGAATAACAGCCATTTCGAGTCGAGAATCTAAGCTTTTAGCTGGAAATCGAATAATTGCACAG CCATATGAGTTCAAGGTTGGGGCACCACCAGGCAAAGAAAGGAAGCGTGAATTTGTAGACAACccaaatggtctattttctgCACAGGCTGCACCCAAACCTCCTCCAGCTATGTACTCGGTAACGGAAGGGATGAAAGTTGGAGGGAAG AGGACTGTGATTGTTCCTCCAGAGGCTGGTTATGGACAAAAAGGAATGAATGAGATTCCG CCAGATGGTACATTTGAATTGAACATTGAGCTTCTGCAAGTAATGCCAGCTGAAGGAAAGTAG